The genomic window GAGCGGCCTTCTGGGACTGGGAGGGAGCCGTTCTGAAAGAGTCAGCTGTTTGAACATGAGGGTATTTTGAGACATGTAAGAAGCTCAATTGAGAGCTGAGAGTGATGTCATGGGGGTTCTTAGTAAAGGAATGGGATATGGACAGAGGTGCGCCCGTCATTGTCGACAGGCTTGCGTAAGAAGCGCAATTGTGTCAAGGCATCTCCTCGGTGAGAAAATGAGAAATCACGGCTCGTGTAGTTGCAATTCTTAATGACCGAGAAGCCTCCTTGGCTGActtcaacctccatctcacCCGGGTAGCATgtgacaaagacaaagagacAGACTCACTGGTGGGCAAAAGTCCTCTTGAAAGTCCACGATAATGAGGGCGGGCTTGAATTGTTTCGCGTCCGTCATTCTGAAGTTCTGTAGTGATGTTCTATAGGTGGGTTGGCTGcaggtgatgatggaggggctGTTGCAGAGTTCAAGTTGAGGGTCTCGGGATAAGCCGATAAGCGACCCCGCCATGAGGCATCACGGGACAAGAGTAACACAGCGAGTCAAGCACAATTCTACGCTTTGTACTCCATACAAAGGAAGCAGGCGAGAGTCGAGAAAGACTCGGCCAAACAAAAAGCAAAAGTAGACACAAACGGCAAAAAAGATGAGTTATGTTATAGGAAAAGCCCGATGCGGGGGTCGAAcccgcaaccttgagatcGCGTACTCATCACCTGGTTTCAAGAGGGACACTCTTTATTTTACCAAGGTAATCTAAGAGTCTCACGCTCTACCGATTGAGCTAACCGGGCTCAATCTGTGTTTGACAATTTGCCTCAAATTGAAGTACATATTGGGCTGAATGGCAAGAATCTGCAAGTCAAAGTTTTTCTTCATGTGTGGGGCTGGGGCGTTGAGGTTTGGCTTGGTGGGTTTGGTGGGTTTTTCGCGGCGTGGCAGGGATACCCTTGTGTTTTTGGGCGTGATTATGTAATGGCAGGTGTCAGTTGAGCTACCCTGGACAAACATGTTGACTTTGGAGGTCATTTAATTGAGGAGGAAACATGCAACAATTGGCTTTTTAAGAATTATAGGTCGGGTAGTAGATCTCTTTATTTAGTCCCATCACGCGCTCGCATAAGCAAGTCACCAGATTGGTGCCTGCTTTTGCTTGTGAGCTTTGTCGTGCCCAGTCCTGCTCTGCTCATCTTTACCGGAAGAAGCGGAATGGCAACAGCTTGATTGATCCCAGCCAAGATATCGAAATGATATGACCTTACAAATTAATGGAGCTCGCTAAGCCCTTTACTATCTCTCTCGTTGGTCTAGAAGCTCAGGCAATCTACTCTAAGCGTGGGATGTGAAGGACACGAGTTCCATCTATCATGAATCGCTCAAAGGCTTCGTTTAAAAGAGCAACACGGACCATACGGCGAAAGAGGGCAAGCATCTCACTGAAATATAACACAAGTGCCCCCTTGTATCGTCCTCCCTTGCAACTATCCTATCCCTCCGCCGCGTGAATGCCCAGTCCCTATCCACCCACTTCACATCACCTAACCGGGTACCCTACCCTGCCAGATCAATTCGAAATCTTACCCCAAGCAGAAAGACGCACCATGATTTGTCTGCCCGGACTTCGTCAGAATCCGACCCGGTAAGCGCTAGTCTTAGCGAAGCGAGAGACCATGGCCCGATAAGCGCTTAACTATCCCAAGACCCTGGGTCAACCGCGGCCTCTTGTATCTACCGCTCGTTTAAATACAGGGTGTCGTCTCTCCCGCGGGTCTGTGGTTTCGTCATCTTTGTTATGGCGCCTTTACTGCTGGATCGGCTGCCTAGCTTGACGAGCCCTCTGGGCATCGTCTTGGTGGTTTTGGTGACCGTTTTCGTGCTCTACTCTGTCGAGAATCTCATCCATGTACCGTACCCTCCGGGGATTCCGCTAATTCGTGAACCTGAGGGTACTCGTCGGTTTAGTCTGCGGACGAGGTATGCCTACCTCACGGATTGTCAGGCGCTCTTCCGCGAGGCATATCACGACGTTTGTTCAATTCTTGCCCAGACACACGAACTCGACTAAGTGTTTCTCGCAGTACATTAAAAAGGGAAAACCTGTTGTCATTCCAGGCTTCGGTTTCCGAAAAGAAGTCATCCTCCCCCAAAGCTCCATGAAATGGGTCCTCTCCCAACCCGACGAAGTCCTCAACGTCACCAAAGCCTTTGCAGAGGTAAACCAGGTCAGATGGAGTCTCGGGCACGAAAAGATCGCCGTCGATGCGTGGCAGGGCATGCTCGTCAAGAGCGATTTGAACCGCGTGCTGGAGAATATTGTCAACGCCATGAACAATGAGCTCAAGACTGTGTTTGATGAGCAGTTTGGGAAGGATACTGAGAATTGGAGGGAGATTGATCTTAGGTCGACGATTCAGATTATTGTTGCGCAGGCTGCTAGCCGGTTTACTGTTGGACTGCCGTTGTGTAAGTTTTCTGCTTTGTTGATGTGGTGAGTTTGCTGACAGGATAAAGGCCGCAACAAAGATTACCTCAAGACATCTCTCAAGATTAACGACCTTCTTATTTTAAATGCTGGTCTCACTGGAGGCTTGCCTCTTGTCTTGCAGCCCATCGTCGGCACCCTTCTCAGCATCCCAACAGGCATACAATTCCGCAAACTTAAGAAGTGGTTCGTTCCTCTCTGGAAGGGACGCATGGAAGCCGACCCAAGTGTTCCCGAGCCCCAGGATCATCTACAGATGATGCTTCGATATGGCCAGCGCGAACGCCCAGATGAGATCAACGACATGGATGTTATGACCGGGCGTCTGATTGCTCATAACTTTGGTTCAATGCATCAGACACAGATCCAAGTCACCAACCTGATTCTCAACGTGCTTGGTTCTGACGCCGagttcaacaccatcgcCGTCTTGCGCGATGAGATCGACCGTATCCTCGGTCCTGATGAGGACGCTCAATGGACGAAGGCTCTTGTTAACCAGATGACCCGTGCCGATAGTCTTTGCCGTGAGACTCTCCGCCTGGGTGCTTTCGGAGGAAGAGCCAACTTTCGCAAGGTCATGACGTCTGATTTCACGACCGAAGATGGCATCCCACTTCCCAAGGGTCTTATGATTTCGTTCCTCGGTCAGCCAGCCCAGACGGACGAGGAAACCATGGAAGACCCCCTCAAGTTCGACCCTTTCCGCTTCTCCCGCATGCGCGAACTTGCTGTCAGCCGTGATGAAAAGGTGCCTCTTGTGAGCATGGTGTCAACGTCGCCCGAGTTTCTCCCCTTCGGACATGGAAAACACGCTTGCCCTGGTCGGTTCTTGATTGATTTCGAGCTCAAGATGATTCTTGCGTATATGTTAAGGAATTATGATATTGCGTTCCCGAAAGAGTATGAGGGCAAGAGGCCGCCGAATGTCTGGATGGCTGAGGCCGTGTTACCGCCAGAGGGCGTTAGGATCAGGAtcagaagaaggacgaggcaGCCTAGTAATTAGAAATATAGACTATGCTAGAGAGATATATGAATGGCCTGGCTAGTTAATCGACTTCATCCTATTATCTAGCCTTCATATGTGGTATAATTAATTTTACCATTTTTCTTCTGAGTCTTGCAAGATCTAACCTCTGCCGAAGTAGATAGGTTGAAGCAGGCTGTATTTTATGCACGTATCTTTGAGCTCGGGGTCGTCTAACCCTGGCAGAGTAGAAACACGTAGATGAGATGGGATGTCTTCCAAGGTGATTAAACACGCACATAGCATTATTATCAAACTTTcataatatttttaaaaatacttattagTCACAATAAAAAAACTCAGTCATTGACGCCTGCCAACATTAAACCCAATGCTGTAAAATACCGTACCCGCATAGCATTATCCCCGTCATTATCATCCTCTCCCAACCGAGATGGTGACATGCTGTCTGAACAGCTTTAGTCCGTATTAGGTTCCTCAAATCAACTTGACAAATGCCATCCTTGGGACTGTTTCTATTTCTCGGCATCTCGGCTCTGCATGTTGTTTCGTCAACCTTCTGCCGTTTCCCGTTGCAAACTTGGTGTACGTCAAGGTATCCATGACCCTACCCAACTTCTCGACCGCCGCTCTCTGTCTCGATTCAAACTGAAAGCCGGATTTGATAAGTACGTGACCGCTTGCCGGATTCCCCTCAAAGACTACGGCTTCCAGCCGCAGCAAGTGCTTAAAGTTTCCAAAGGCCCAGTTGGAGAAGGCAGTGACAACTTCTGTTGCGATGCCTTGATGCCAATAGTCTTCACATAACCAGTAGCCAATCTCCATGGTACGGTAGTGGATGTCGTCTCGCGGTTTGAGGCCGATGCCGCCGATGACGGCTAAGCCGTCCAGCCGGCAGATCGCAAAGTCGCGAATAGGGGATGGGAcattggcgatggagatCCATTTCTTGGCATCTTCGACAGTGTATGGCTGCGGGAATGCGTTGGTCATCCATCGCGCTACTCGTGGGTTGTTTGCCGTTTTGGCGAGAGACTCAACGTCTCCTTCATTGTAAGCTCGCACCAGGCAGCTGTTGAGCTGAAGAATGGGTTTTGAGGACATTTTGGACGTTGTAATTGCAGATATCCGCGTTGGCAGAGATGAGAGGTGCCGTGCCAGTTGCATGTACTTGTCTCGGGGCTTTATACCGAATACGCGACCGGCTGACTCACGTTTGAGCTCCGATTGCTGCTCCGGTGGCGGTGGGCGTATGACAGGAAATCAGTGGAACACACCTATTACTGACCAAGCAGATGGCGCGGGGGACGAATTGTGGTGTGACAAAAGCAGTCATTGCTTCCGATGACAGTTTTAGGCAGATTAAAGAGAGAAACAATGATACCTTGAAGGGAGGCTATCTCAATGACTGCCAGTCGCGTCATGTGGTCACAACGTTGGGAGCATATCGATC from Fusarium keratoplasticum isolate Fu6.1 chromosome 10, whole genome shotgun sequence includes these protein-coding regions:
- a CDS encoding N-acetyltransferase domain-containing protein; the encoded protein is MSSKPILQLNSCLVRAYNEGDVESLAKTANNPRVARWMTNAFPQPYTVEDAKKWISIANVPSPIRDFAICRLDGLAVIGGIGLKPRDDIHYRTMEIGYWLCEDYWHQGIATEVVTAFSNWAFGNFKHLLRLEAVVFEGNPASGHVLIKSGFQFESRQRAAVEKLGRVMDTLTYTKFATGNGRRLTKQHAEPRCREIETVPRMAFVKLI